Sequence from the Hamadaea flava genome:
CGGAGCGAGGGCTCAACCGGCAGCCGAGCGCTCCGCGACACTGGGGATCCCACGCGCGTCAGCCGGAGCCACAGACGTGGGTGACATCGCGAAGCTCCTGGACGCATTCGGCGCACTCCCAGTGACGGCAGTAGACCCCGCAGTCCAGGCACATAGACCAGGCGGGCCGCATCATCCCGTGCCCGGCGGGGCACGCCTGCACCCGGCCTCGCTGGCGAGGCGGATGACCGTACGGGAGCCAGATCTTCGCGCGTCCCACGGACGGAAACTATCGAACGGATGTTCGTCAGAGTCAAGGTGCGACACGCCCGCATCGAAGCGCCGGATCGCCTGGTGACGGTGGGTTTTGCGGACGTCACGGTGCGCCGCCGATTACCTAAGCCTTGACTTATATAACCTCCCCCTGAAATAGTCGGGAGGTGCACGCGTTCGACGTACTCGGCGACCCGGTACGCCGTCGGATCCTGGAGCTGCTCGCAACGGGCGAACAGGCCGCCGGCGCGGTGAGCACGACCATCCAGGCGGAGTTCGGCATCTCTCAACCCGCCGTTTCCCAACATCTCAAAGTGTTGCGGGACAACGGATTCACCACCGTCCGCGCCGAGGGGACGCGTCGCCTCTACGCGCTCGATGCGGCCGCCTTCGAGGAGGCCGACGAGTGGCTCAGTCGGTTCCGGGCGTTCTGGAACCAGCGGCTGGACGCGCTGGCCACCGAACTGGCTCGCGGCCAACGGGAAACCCGGCAACAGGAAGCGCCGCAACAGGAAGACCGGCAACGGGAGACCCGGCAACAGGAAGACCGCTGGGGCGAACCTGGTCAGCCAGAGAGCCGCCACCAGGAAGGTGAACGGCAAAGCGAACGGGAAGCCCTCCGACAAGGAGAACAGGAGCAAGCCAATGATGGACATCATCGCGGAACTCGCCGCCGTGCAGCGTGAGACGGGACGCCGGGCACTGCCCAACGGCGATGCCCGCACCGTCCGGCTGCGTCGGGCGTACAACGCGAAGATCGATGACGTCTGGGACGCGCTGACCCGCGCCGAACGGATCGTCCGATGGTTCCTGCCGGTGAGCGGCGATCTGCGCCTCGGCGGCCGGTACCAGTTCGAGGGCAACGCGGGCGGCGAGGTGCTGGAGTGCGAGGCGCCCGAGCGGCTGCGGGTGACCTGGTTCTTCGGTGAGCCCGCAGCGGGCGACGTCTCCGAGGTCGAGGTACGCCTGACGGAGGACGGCGACCGGACCATGCTGGATCTGGAGCACGTGGCCACCGTCGACCCCGAGCGGTGGGCGACATACGGGCCGGGTGCCGTCGGGGTCGGCTGGGAGCTGGGCCTGCTCGGTCTGAGCTGGGAGCTGACCGGCGTCGAGGCGTCGTTCGAGGAGCGGATGGCTTGGGGCGCCTCAGCCGAGGGCCGCGAACTCACCACCGGCAGCAGCGAAGCCTGGGGCCAGGCGTTGCTGGCGTCGGGCGCCACGCCCGAGGAGGCGGCCACGGCCACGCGCAACACGACGGAGTTCTACGTTCCACCGGAGAACGCCGAATAGAAAGATATCGTCGCGGTATGTTCCGCGATCCGTTCCCCATCTTCCTGACCGACGACATGGCGGCGATCACGGCGTTCTATCGCGACCTTCTCGGGTTCTCGGAGGCGTACCGGTTTCCTTCGTCCCCATTGGACGATCCCGAGTTCATCGTGCTGAGCCTCGGCCCGGCCCAGTTCGGCTTCGGCCGGGCCGGCTCAGTACCCCTGCACGGACGCATGCGCAGCCTCGAAACCGGAAACCGCGTCGAGGTCTGCGTGTACGCCGACAACGTCGACCTCGCCGTCGAGTTCCTGCGCGGAGCCGGCGTCTCGGTCCTCTCCGAACCGGCCGACCAGCCGTGGGGCGAGCGGGCAGCGTACGTGTCGGATCCGGACGGCAACCCGGTCCTCATCGTCGCCCGCATCTAAGCGCCGTCCGACCCGCCGCCCCGCCGCCCCGCCGCCCCGCCCCGGCCCGCCGCGGCCCGCCGCGCCCCCGGCCGGCCCGAACCCCGTTGATCATGGAGTTAACTGTGCTCTCGACGGTGTGTCGACGCCGGAAACTCCATGATCAACGCATCAGTGCCGTTGGTACAGTGGCGGAACGATGCCCGAATACGACCGTCTGCTCGCCCTCAGCCACCAGCTCGCCGACATCCACGACCGCCTCCGCGAACAGCTCGCCGACCTCGACACCGCGGCCGATCTGACGGCCCACTGCCTCGCCTTCTGCGACGCGCTCACCCGCCATCACTCGGCCGAGGAAGCCGGCGCTTTTCCGCGTATCGAGGCTGATCATCCCGAACTTCGCACGGTCGTGGCCGAGTTGCGCCGCGATCATGAGCTGATCGTCGAGTCTCTGCGCAAACTCGCGGCCGCGCCGACCAAGCTCGAACGCGACACGCTCGCCGCGCTGCTCGAAACTCATTTCACCTACGAGGAGCGCAAGCTCGCGGCGGCGCTCGACCACCTCGATCCCGGCCTCGGGCCCACCCTGCTGGGGTCCTGATGCCGACGCCCGAATTCATCCTCGCGCTCCGCGAGAAAATCGGTCACGACCTGCTGGTACGCCGAGAGGACAACGGTCGCTGGACACTCGTGACGGGTGCCTCGATCCCGGCGAGACGGCCTGCGTCGCCGACGCGTACGCCGATCGCCCCGAAGCCTGGTTCGCGACTAGCCGCTGATGACCGCCGGTCGGTAGTTCTGCGCCGCCGCCTGGAGGCCCCGGAGGTCGGCGGCATTCCGCTCAGCCTCCTCCAGCGAGGACGAACCCACCTCCGGAGCCTTCAGCCGGCCGATGCCGTCGACTTGCAGAACGGGCGCATAGAACGGCCTTCCGCCGCGAAGGAAGAGCTTCTCGCTGCCGATCGACTGAACAGCCGTCCACGCCACCAACCGGTTCGGTGCGGCGAAGCTGCGAACCAGCAGGCCGCTCTGATCGATGATCACGCCCAGCCGGAGCGTACGCCAGACGCCCAGCGCGCCGATCAGCGTCAGCGCGCATCCGAGGCCGACGCCGGGCCAGTTGCGGTCGGCGACGACATGGCCGTTCGCGAGGTAGGAAAGACCCGCCAGCGCGAAGACATCGGAGATGATCATGAACAGGGCCATCCGAATGCGCGGCCGCACCACAACGCGAGTCATCCGCACACCGTAACGGGTGCGTACCCGGCTAACGGCTAGTCGTGCCAGCCCTCTCGATAGGCGGCCCAGTCCTCGGCTGTGGCCGCGAAATCCACGTAAGCGGCGACTCCGAACTCACGAGTCAGCGCCTTGTCGCCCATCGTCAGACGAACTCCGCGTACTGCGGCAGCGACCGTCTCCGCCTGCCTGTGATGAAACGGATGCTCATCGTGGTACGCCGGAATGCCGATGAACAACGCGACCTCCTCCGGCACCGCCTGCAAGGCCGCCTCTGTCACCCGCCGCACATAACCGGCGTACGCCGCCTCCGAAGGCAGTGAGGTGTCGTAAGCCATCAAGGCCACCTGATCCACCTCCAGCGCGACCTCACGCAGATAGCCGGCCGACCACAGGGCGAGCGACGTCGGCAGCATGGCCAGACCGACCGTCATGCCTCGCCAGGGCTCGGTATGGACCGCCGAAACCGAAAGCACCGCTTCCCGGGCTCGGGTGACCTCATGCGCCTGGCGGAGCACCGTCAGCAGATCGGGATCATCGTCGACGACGGGCTCGAAGTCGTAGTGGACGCCGTCGAAACCGTCGTCGAGCACTTGTGCGGCCGAGGTCGACAGGTTCGCCTGCGTACTCGCCAGCGCGAAGTCCAGCTCGCCCGGCACCGGATGGGCGCCCAGCCACGCCTGAACGCGTACGCCAGGGAGCGCCGCATGAATGGCACCGACGAACCAACGCCCACGCGGCCGGAGGGCGGGATCCAGTGTCCCGTCGTCGTTGAACGGCCCGCTGTGCACGAAGAGGTCACGGATTCCCGTTGTACGCAGCAACGCCACGAGATCGTCCACATCAGACTGACTTTTGCGCCCGTCGACCCAGGCGTGGCCGAGCCACTCTGCGTCATGACCGGTGCCCCGCGCGGACGCGCTAGGCGTACCCGAGGATTCGATCGAGAGCGCCACCAGTGCTGTCGCGACCAGGAGAGCAACGCTGCCGAGCAACGCGAGCAACGCCCTCGCCGTACGCCTGACCCAGCGCTTGCCTCCATCGGTCACCATCCCGGCGATCATGCCATCGCCGAAACCTGGTCGTCATCGGGCGGCCGGCTCATGGTGGCCATAGCTGTCACCACGGTGACCGGAGACACAAAATCGCCAGCGCGATCAGCGCTGGCGAATTGGGTGGAGACGAGGGGATTCGAACCCCTGACCCCCTCGATGCGAACGAGGTGCGCTACCGGGCTGCGCCACGTCCCCCGGTTTGATCCGAATCCTCGGACCGGCGATAAGGCTAGCAGGTCTACCCTGCCGAGCGCGAATCACCCCCGCCGACGGCTGGCCCGGCGTGGTACGGCTTTCCGCGTACCCGTGGGCGTGGCTGGATGGCCGGGCCTCGCGTCGCGGGACGGTAGGAGATGACCGGACCGCCGACGGCGCGGGGCAGGTCTTGCTGGCCCGCTTGCGCGGCTTCGAGGGCCGCGCGCTGACGGATGAGTTCTTCTTGGAGGAGGCGCGCGGCCTCGCGCCGGGCGGCGGCGCGGCGGCGCTGGGCGCGACGGACCTCGGCCTGCTGGTCGGCGAGCCAGCGGGCTTCGGCTTCCTCGGCGCGGCGGCGGCGCTGGGTCTGGAGCGCGCGGCTGCGGAGGTGCCCGACGTACGCGACGAGCAGCGTGACGCTGGCGGCGACGCCGATCCAGAAGCCGGGGCCGACGGCGAAGACGCCGACGAGTTCGACGGCGTTGAAGAGGGTGAGCGCGGCCAGGACCCGGCGGCGGCGGTAGACGGCGGGCTTGAGGCGGCTGCGACCGCCGGTCGCGTCACGCAGTGTGTACGGGACGGCCGAGCGCGGTACCACGGTCAGGGTCGGGCGACGGGACGACGCCCGGGGGCCGGAGCGAGCCGGGGCCGACACGGGGATGCCGCTGACCACGGGGACGGCGGACACCGGGAGATAGTCGATCGGGACCGATGGGATGAAGGTCCGCGGCGGGTTGACCGGGCGGCGTCCTGGCACAGTGCGCTGGCGCCGGTTCCTCGACAGGACCCGCGCCGTCGACAGCGCCCGCTCCGCCACCAGCCGCTCGGTGGCGTCGTACCGGCGCACGAGCGCCGGCGCCAGGGCGAGCAGCCCGGCCGCGGTGAGGACGGCGAGGAGCACCGAGGTCGGCACCCTCACCCCTCCCGTCACTCTCGGTACGAGGCCTGGCGGCGGCCCCGCGATCAGATAGATCGTTTACCGAGGGTAAGCGCGAGATGCCGGTGTGGGCGGCAGGCTCGCCGACACGCGCGAGATCACCCGACGCGCGGCACGTCGATCAAGGGCATGAGGGATTGATCATGATGGTACGCACACGACGCGCCGGTCGATCATGGCGTTAAGTCCATGATCAACGCGACAGCACGGGTTACTGGGGTGGGGTGGAGCGGAGGCGGTGCCACCGCCGCAGCAGGCCCCCGTCGCTCACGATGTCTTCGACGGTCACGGCGTACCCGATGTGGTCGCGCCAAGCGCCGTCGATGAACATGTAGTGCGGGTGGTACGCCTCTTCGCGGATCTCCAGTTTCTCGACGACCCGGCGGCTGGCCTTGTTCTCCGGCCGGATGTTGATCTCCACTCGGTGCAGCCCGGCGGCGTTGAAGGCGTGGTCGACGACGAGGGCGAGCGCGGTCGGCATGATGCCCTGCCCGGCTGCCCGGGAGTCGATCCAGTAGCCGCAGTACGCCGACGCGAACGCCCGTCGCACGATGTTGCCGAGGTTGATGTGGCCGACGAACCGCTCGGGTCCGCCTTCGGGCGGGCGCAGGCAGATGGCGAAGGGCATCGCCTCGCCCTCTTTGGCCGCCGCGCGCAGCCCCTTGTAGACCTGCTTGAACGCCGCCGTCGAGTTCATCTGCGCCCACGGCCCGATCGGCGTGGCCTCCCAGGGTGCCAGCCAACGCTGGTTGAGCTGGCGTACCTCGGACCAGACCTGCGCGTCGGAACGCAGGTATGGGCGCAGCAACACCGGCCCGTCGCTGAGCACGGCCGGGTACCCGAAGGCTCTGTTCATCGTCGCCTGTCCAGCAGCAGCACATCCACGGTGGACCCGGCGGGGGCGGTCGTCACCCGCTCGCCGAGGACCAGCAGGCCGTTCGCCTCGGCCAACCCCGCCAGCGTACGCGTTCCGCCCGCCAAAGGCTGCACTGTGTATCCGCCTCCTCGACGCTCCGCGACGAGCGCAGGCCGGAACTCCCGGAGTCCGGTCGGGGAGGTCACGGTCTCGAGGAGGTGCGCGCGCACGGACGGGCGGAACACCGGTTCGGCCCCGGCGAGCAGCTGGATCGCCGGGCGGGCGAGGACTTCGAAGCCGATCAGCGCCGATCCGGGATCGCCCGGGAGGCAGATGATCGGGACCTCCTCGGCCGACCCGTAGGTGCCGAAGCCGAGAATCGAACTGGGATAGAGGGAGACCTCCGTGAAGGTGACGCTGCCGGCGCGGCCGCCGTCCCGGCGGGACAGGATGCGCCGGACCATGTCACCCGGTCCGGTCCCGGTGCCACCGGTGGTGATGATGAGGTCCGCCCGCAGGGTCTGGTCCTCCAGGAGGCCACGCAACCCTTCCGGGTCGTCGTCGCAGATCCCCACCCGGTACGCGTGCGCGCCCGCCTCGGCGGCGGCTGCCGTCAGGGCGTGCGAGTTGACGTCGACGACCTGACCGGGCTGGCTGACCCGGCCCGCTTCGACGAGTTCGTCGCCGGTCGCCACGATGACGACTCGGGGCGTCGGGCGTACGACGACGTGGCCGATGCCGCTGGCGGCCAGGACGGCCACCAATGCCGGGGTGACGACGGCGCCCGACCGGGCGAGGAGGTCTCCTGCCCCGATCTCCTCGCCCGCTCGGCGTACGCCGAAACCGCGCTTGGGCAGCCGCTGGATCTCGACGGCGGCCATCCCCTGATCGGTCCAGTCGACCGGGACGACGACGTCCGCCCCGATCGGCATCGGCGCGCCGGCCGCCACCGAGAAACAGCTCTGCGGGGTGAGCCGCACCGGCCGCCAACTCGATGCGGAGAGGTCGCCGATGACGTTGAGCCGCACCGGACGACCCGGTCCCGGCGGCAGGAGATCCTCCGCGCGGGCGGCGTACCCGTCGATCCCGGCCGAGTCGAAGGCCGGGTACGGATGCGGCGCCAGGACGTTCTCGGCCAGCACGTTGCCGTGGGCCTGGGTCAGGTCGAGGTCGAGCGCCGGCAGCGCCCTGAGCCTGCGCAGCACGCTGCCCAGGTAGTCGGCGAGCGGCGTCAGCTCTGAAGCCGACGCCGACTCGAACTCGGCCGTTGCGGTCATCTCCGTGTCATCCAGTCGATCTCCGCCGGTCAGGCTCCCCCGGCCGAAGTGCCCGCCGCGGGAGTGGAGCCGGCGAGGTAGTCCACGAGCCACTCCCGGAATGCCGGCCCGAGGTCCTCCCGCTCGCACGCGAGCTGCACCGTCGCCTGGAGGTACCCCAGCGGAATGCCGGTGTCGTAACGATGTCCCCGATAGACGATCCCGTGGACCGGGGTGCCCTCGTCGAGCAGGATCGCCATCGCGTCGGTCAGCTGGATCTCGCCGCCGCTGCCGGGCTTGGTCCGGCGGATCGCGTCGAAGATGGTGAACGGCAGCACGTAGCGGCCGACGACGGCCAGATTGCTGGGCGCGTCCTCGACCTTCGGCTTCTCGACCAGCCCGGTCACCTTCACCACAGGTCCAGCGTCGCTGATCGCGTCGAGTTCGGCTGTCACCTGCTCGACGGATGCGATGCCGTATCGGTCGACCTGATCGTCGGGCACCTCGATGAAGGCCAGCACGATGCCGCCGGTCTTGGCCTGGAGTTCCAGCATGGACGGCAGCAGCGGCCGCTCCTCCTCGCAGAACTCGTCGGCGAGCAGGACGGCGAAGGGTTCCCCGCCGACGTGCAGTTCGGCGTACGAGACGGCGTGGCCCAGCCCCAGCGGCTCACCCTGCCGGCAGGTGTAGATCTCGGCGAGCTCCGACGTACGCCGCACCGCGTTCAGTCGTCGGGTGTCACCCTTGGCTTCCAGCCGCTGTTCCAGGTAGGGGTTCCGGTCGAAGTGGTCGACCATGCTCGTCTTGCCCCGCCCGGTGACCAGCAGGATGTCTTTGATCTCGGCGTGCGCCGCCTCCTCCACGATGTATTGCAGAACCGGCCGGTCCACCACCGGCAGCAATTCCTTCGGTACGGCCTTCGTCGCGGGCAGAAATCGGGTTGCCAGCCCAGCGGCGGGGATGACAGCCTTGGTGGCACGCCGGGTGCCACCCTCGGCGACGCCTGCCGCCGTCGGCGCGGTCACCACGTCGCCTGCTGGGTTGGGGGTGTGTCCGAGCATGTGGCGAGACTATCGGCCGTTGACCTGTCGAGGGGGATGCGGACCGCTCGACGCGCCGCGTGTGGTCAATTCCGTCACTGTCGCGCTCTCGCCCTGATCGCCTGCGACACCGCTGCCTGCGGCCGCTCCGCCCGAGCCCGCACCACCGCCGCCCGCAGCGGCGGGGGACGGCTGGGTGGGCGGGTCGAGCAGCGAAGACGGCGGCACCGACGCGACTCCCGGGGAGAACGCGGTCCGATGTCGATCCCGCCCGGCTGCTTTGGCGGCGTACAGGGCGTCGTCGGCCGCCTGCAGCACCGCTGATCCGGTCGCGCCGTGCTCCGGGAAGACGGCGATGCCGATGGAGACGGTGACATCCACCCGTCCGCGTGGCAACAACACCGGCTGCGTACGCATCGAGGCGCACAACCGGTCCGCGACGGCCACTCCGCCGGCGAGGTCGGTCTCGGGCAGCAGGACGACGAATTCCTCGCCTCCGTGCCGGAACGCCAGGTCGACCTCACGGATCTCGGCGCGTACGCGACGGGCGAACTCGGCGAGCACGACGTCCCCGGCGGCGTGCCCGTAGGAGTCGTTGATCTCCTTGAACCGGTCGAGGTCCAGCGCCAGTACGCAGAGCCGCCGGCCGAATCGGTGCGCGCGGTCGGCCTCACGGCGTAGGCAGTCCAGCATGGATCGGTAGTTGAGCAGCCCGGTCAGGGAGTCGGTGACCGACAGGCGCTGGGCCTCCTCGTGCACCCGGACGTTGTCGACGGCGACCGAGGCCTGCCCGGCGAACGTCCGAAGGGTGTCGAGGTCGCCGTCGTCGAACTCGTCCCGGCCGACCCGGTCGTAGACGGCCAGAACGCCCTGCGCGGCGGGCAGCCCGGCCGGCCACAAGCCGACCGGCCCGGCCTCGACCTGAGGCAGGTCAGCCGCGCCGGCCGAACCACCCGGGCCGGCGGCGGGTCCGGAAGCGGGATCGGCGGCGACGGTGGCCACGGAGGCGGCGGACGGAAGCGGCCCGCCCAGGGTGAACGGCACGACGACATAGGACTTGCAGCGCGGTTCCGCCGCGAGCAGCACCGGGCCGTCGCGGTCGGTCCGCCCCCGGACCGGTACGCCGGTCGCCGCGACCGAGCCGAGCAGTCCCTCGCCGATCGGGACCCGGATCGGGATCGCCGGGTCGAGTCCTTCGGCGCATTGGCCGGTCAGCAGTCCGGTCGCCGGGTCGATGAGGAGCACCACTCCGGCGCGGGCTCCGGCGGCGTGCCGGGCGGTCTGGAGGATCACCTGCAGAATGCGGTGGAGGTCGTGCGTACTGGAGAGGGTGTCGCCGAGCACGCCCAGCTGGCCCCGCAGCTGGTCCCGGCTGGCGGTCAGAGCATCTACATAGGACTCAAGTTCGCCGGTCATCCGGTTGAACGCCGAGGCGACCTGGCCGATCTCGTCGTTGCCCCGCACCGGTACGCGAGCCTGCAGGTCGCCGTCGGCGACCCGGTCGACGGCGGTCACCAGGTTGGCCAGCGGGGCCGTCGTCGTCCGGGCCAGCCACCACGCCACCAGGACGGCGGCGGCCGCGGTGATGAGCACGATCGCGGCGAGCATCGCATAGCGGGCGTACGCGTCCGGCTCGGGAACCGACAGCGTCAACGGCAGCGGCAGCCCGTCCCCGGCGCCGAGGACCCGGTTGAACGGGCCGGACGCGACCGGCGCCGTCGTCGTCTGCGACCGCGGCAGCGCCTCGAAGTCGTCGGCCGGATCGGTCACCTCGGGCGAATCCC
This genomic interval carries:
- a CDS encoding SRPBCC family protein, which encodes MMDIIAELAAVQRETGRRALPNGDARTVRLRRAYNAKIDDVWDALTRAERIVRWFLPVSGDLRLGGRYQFEGNAGGEVLECEAPERLRVTWFFGEPAAGDVSEVEVRLTEDGDRTMLDLEHVATVDPERWATYGPGAVGVGWELGLLGLSWELTGVEASFEERMAWGASAEGRELTTGSSEAWGQALLASGATPEEAATATRNTTEFYVPPENAE
- a CDS encoding VOC family protein, yielding MFRDPFPIFLTDDMAAITAFYRDLLGFSEAYRFPSSPLDDPEFIVLSLGPAQFGFGRAGSVPLHGRMRSLETGNRVEVCVYADNVDLAVEFLRGAGVSVLSEPADQPWGERAAYVSDPDGNPVLIVARI
- a CDS encoding hemerythrin domain-containing protein: MPEYDRLLALSHQLADIHDRLREQLADLDTAADLTAHCLAFCDALTRHHSAEEAGAFPRIEADHPELRTVVAELRRDHELIVESLRKLAAAPTKLERDTLAALLETHFTYEERKLAAALDHLDPGLGPTLLGS
- the sepX gene encoding divisome protein SepX/GlpR is translated as MRVPTSVLLAVLTAAGLLALAPALVRRYDATERLVAERALSTARVLSRNRRQRTVPGRRPVNPPRTFIPSVPIDYLPVSAVPVVSGIPVSAPARSGPRASSRRPTLTVVPRSAVPYTLRDATGGRSRLKPAVYRRRRVLAALTLFNAVELVGVFAVGPGFWIGVAASVTLLVAYVGHLRSRALQTQRRRRAEEAEARWLADQQAEVRRAQRRRAAARREAARLLQEELIRQRAALEAAQAGQQDLPRAVGGPVISYRPATRGPAIQPRPRVRGKPYHAGPAVGGGDSRSAG
- a CDS encoding GNAT family N-acetyltransferase, translated to MNRAFGYPAVLSDGPVLLRPYLRSDAQVWSEVRQLNQRWLAPWEATPIGPWAQMNSTAAFKQVYKGLRAAAKEGEAMPFAICLRPPEGGPERFVGHINLGNIVRRAFASAYCGYWIDSRAAGQGIMPTALALVVDHAFNAAGLHRVEINIRPENKASRRVVEKLEIREEAYHPHYMFIDGAWRDHIGYAVTVEDIVSDGGLLRRWHRLRSTPPQ
- a CDS encoding molybdopterin molybdotransferase MoeA, with the protein product MTATAEFESASASELTPLADYLGSVLRRLRALPALDLDLTQAHGNVLAENVLAPHPYPAFDSAGIDGYAARAEDLLPPGPGRPVRLNVIGDLSASSWRPVRLTPQSCFSVAAGAPMPIGADVVVPVDWTDQGMAAVEIQRLPKRGFGVRRAGEEIGAGDLLARSGAVVTPALVAVLAASGIGHVVVRPTPRVVIVATGDELVEAGRVSQPGQVVDVNSHALTAAAAEAGAHAYRVGICDDDPEGLRGLLEDQTLRADLIITTGGTGTGPGDMVRRILSRRDGGRAGSVTFTEVSLYPSSILGFGTYGSAEEVPIICLPGDPGSALIGFEVLARPAIQLLAGAEPVFRPSVRAHLLETVTSPTGLREFRPALVAERRGGGYTVQPLAGGTRTLAGLAEANGLLVLGERVTTAPAGSTVDVLLLDRRR
- a CDS encoding UTP--glucose-1-phosphate uridylyltransferase; this encodes MLGHTPNPAGDVVTAPTAAGVAEGGTRRATKAVIPAAGLATRFLPATKAVPKELLPVVDRPVLQYIVEEAAHAEIKDILLVTGRGKTSMVDHFDRNPYLEQRLEAKGDTRRLNAVRRTSELAEIYTCRQGEPLGLGHAVSYAELHVGGEPFAVLLADEFCEEERPLLPSMLELQAKTGGIVLAFIEVPDDQVDRYGIASVEQVTAELDAISDAGPVVKVTGLVEKPKVEDAPSNLAVVGRYVLPFTIFDAIRRTKPGSGGEIQLTDAMAILLDEGTPVHGIVYRGHRYDTGIPLGYLQATVQLACEREDLGPAFREWLVDYLAGSTPAAGTSAGGA
- a CDS encoding GGDEF domain-containing protein, which codes for MTLRTRLTSAFLATVLAPVVVGALVAGGVLTSVARDQAAQRLSVAATAVRTSVTALCGQLGAVAQAVAAAPAPDRAAVAQGYVVRGLATGVHIETGGEADFAGITTPGAPPPPWADCPPGSASDIGPASYEGLAARVDLVSGGQTIGSVYAAQTVDRAFLNRLSDAIGVDVELRPGSFFHAFGDSPEVTDPADDFEALPRSQTTTAPVASGPFNRVLGAGDGLPLPLTLSVPEPDAYARYAMLAAIVLITAAAAVLVAWWLARTTTAPLANLVTAVDRVADGDLQARVPVRGNDEIGQVASAFNRMTGELESYVDALTASRDQLRGQLGVLGDTLSSTHDLHRILQVILQTARHAAGARAGVVLLIDPATGLLTGQCAEGLDPAIPIRVPIGEGLLGSVAATGVPVRGRTDRDGPVLLAAEPRCKSYVVVPFTLGGPLPSAASVATVAADPASGPAAGPGGSAGAADLPQVEAGPVGLWPAGLPAAQGVLAVYDRVGRDEFDDGDLDTLRTFAGQASVAVDNVRVHEEAQRLSVTDSLTGLLNYRSMLDCLRREADRAHRFGRRLCVLALDLDRFKEINDSYGHAAGDVVLAEFARRVRAEIREVDLAFRHGGEEFVVLLPETDLAGGVAVADRLCASMRTQPVLLPRGRVDVTVSIGIAVFPEHGATGSAVLQAADDALYAAKAAGRDRHRTAFSPGVASVPPSSLLDPPTQPSPAAAGGGGAGSGGAAAGSGVAGDQGESATVTELTTRGASSGPHPPRQVNGR